Genomic DNA from Paenibacillus sp. MBLB1832:
AAACAAGATCATTGCATTTTTGTCGGCAGCTTACTTCGCTACCGATGATGGGGAAGCTAGAAAAGAGTTCAATCGACTTGCAAACGAATTGCGTAAAGCATCAGGTCAGCCAGCTGAGTAAGCCTGGGGCTTGAAACCTTGAAACCTAAAGAAACGAGGGCGGCTTCGATGCCAATTCAACAGTTACGTTTATGTATTCTTGTTCTATACGTGTTGCTAGTTCTTTTTCTAGCCTTATTCATGTAAAAAACAGCCGTATGCGAGTTCATCGCAGCGGCTGTTTTTATGTCTAGAATCCTTTGTACTGCGGCTCTTCACTTTCTAATTGCTGCACACGAGAAGAGACTTGATCCACAATTTGCTGCGTGGATTGTGCTGCTGACTCATACAGCTGCTTCGCTTCTTGATTTTGCGTGCTTAGCGCGAAGGATTCTAAGCTGGCTTGGGCGCTTTTTAAAGAAGCTAGGGTGGTTTTCACTTGTGTGGCAACTGTCATGGGACTTGCACTCCTTTAATCGCTGTGATGGGATGAGAACAGTTCGTCCTTGCTCTCTGGTTTGCGGTTGTTAATATGCCCGCGTTTTCAGCGAATCAATATAACAATTAAATCCAATTGAGATCAATGATAGTTCGCCCAGAAATGGCACATAATGAACGTAATGAGGGATTGTTGAGAAGGGGGAACGAGATGTCAGATTGGTTACATATTGCGGTAAGAGCGTTATCCACCTTAGTGTTTTTATTTGTTCTGACACGGATTCTAGGCAAAAAGCAAATATCCCAGCTTACTTTCTTTGAATATGTGATCGGGATTACGTTAGGGGATTTGGCGGGGAACATTTCTACCGATGTTGAATCGAATTACTGGCATGGTATCATTGCGATTCTGGTTTGGGTGCTTGTTCCTTTTATCTTGGAGACCCTAACCCTGAAAAGCAAAACGTTACGCATTTGGTTTGAAGGAAGAGGCCGAGTTTTAATTAAAGATGGAAAGATATTGGAAGACAATTTAAAGAAAGAACGGTATACCGGCGACGAGTTGTTGGAACAGCTCCGAACGAAAAGCATTTTTCGTGTGGCTGATGTCGAATTTGCGATGCTGGAATCCAGTGGAGATTTAAGTGTACTGCTGAAAAGCGAACTGCAGCCGCTGACGCCCAAGCACTTGGGCATGAAGCTTGTCACGGAGAAGCCAACACAAGCTGTAATGATGGATGGCGTGATCCAAAATGAACCATTAGCCGCGGCTGGCAGAGGTCAAGGCTGGCTGTTAAACGAGTTAGAGAAGCTGGGCGTCATCAAGGAAAATGTGTTCCTCGGGCAAGTCGACACACATGGCGAGCTCACGGTTGATTTGTATGACGACAAGCTTCAAGTCCCGCAACCGACGGAGCGGCCTGCGTTGCTGGCCATGCTGAAGAAATGTGAAGCTGATTTGGAACTGTACTCGTTAACAACGCAGGATAAGGAAGCTAAACAAATGTATGAAACAAGTTCCGAACAGCTAACCAAGGTGATTCAACAAATTGGAGTGCTTTTGAAAATGTAGCCTCGGAAGGAATTGGTGTAAGATATGGCTAACAACAAGAAAAAAAATATGACCATGACGCAGGAAGAGTATCAAAAGCTAGCCAAAAAGCAAGAACCGAAGCGGCCTGTGGTTAAAAATTGCTGTCGCGCCTTTCTGGTTGGCGGGACGATTTGTCTCATTGGTGAATGCTTTATGCAAATGTTCATTAAATGGTTCGGATTCACTGAAAAAACGGCTGGGAATCCTACCGTTGCTTGTATGATCATCATCTCGGTCATCCTCACCAGCTTTGGTATCTATGACAAAATTGCTCAATGGGCAGGCGCTGGAAGCTCGGTTCCCGTCACGGGGTTTGCCAATTCGCTCTGTTCCGCGGCGATCGAGCATCGCTCAGAAGGTTTAGTGCTGGGCGTCGGCGGCAATATGTTCAAATTAGCGGGGTCTGTCATCGTATTCGGTACGGTAGCAGCGTTTTTCGTTGGAATTGCCCATCTGATCTTCATGAACGGGAGCTGATGCGATGTTAAAGGGTCATCAAAGTTGGCTGTTTAAGAATCGACCTGTCATTTTATCTACGGGAACTGTGGTAGGTCCAGATGAAGGGAAAGGGCCACTCGCTGCGGATTTCGATATCGTCCATGATGATTTGACCGTTGGGCAGAAGTCGTGGGAAAAAGCAGAGAAGGCACTGCTGGAAGAAGCAGCGCAGCGCGCCTTGGCGAAGGCAGGCCTGACGGATGGTCAGATTCAGTTCTATGTGGGCGGCGACCTCATGAACCAGATCATCTCCAACACCTTCGCGGTACGCACCTTAAATATGCCGTATATCGGCATATTCGGTGCGTGCTCCACGTCGATGGAAGGTCTTGCGCTTGCCGCGCAGCTGATGGATTCTGGAGCCGCCAACTATGTGATGGCGGGTACCTGCAGCCACAATTGCACGGCGGAGAAGCAGTTCCGTTATCCGACGGAATACGGTTCGCAGAAGCCGCCGACAGCGCAGTACACGGTCACGGGCGCTGGCGTCGCCGTGCTCGGGAAGAGCGGTGACGGTCCCGTGGTCACCGCGGCAACCATAGGGCGGATCGTGGACATGGGCATTACCGATCCGTTCAATATGGGCGCAGCGATGGCGCCGGCTGCGGTCGATACGATCCAAACACATTGCCGCGAGTTGGAACGCGATCCATCGTATTACGATCTGATCGTGACTGGGGATCTCGCAGCCGTCGGGACAAGCATTGCGCGCGAACTTTTCGAGAAGCATCATTTCCCGATTGAGCAAACTACCTACTCCGATTGCGGGCTCATGATCTTCGATCGGGAAACGCAAACGGTCCAAGCTGGCGGCAGCGGCTGCGGCTGTTCAGCCACGGTGACCTACGGTCATCTGCTGAAGCGAATCGCTGCGGGGGAATTGAAGCGAATCCTTGTTGTCGCGACGGGCGCCTTGTTATCACCTTTATCGTTTCAGCAAGGAGAAAGCATTCCCTGTATCGCGCACGCGGTTGCCATAGAGTCTGGAGGGGTGTACGTATGAGTTTTGTTTGGGCTTTTATCGTTGGCGGCGCGATTTGTGTGTTGGGGCAGCTCTTGATGGACGTTGGCAAGCTGACACCTGCACATACAATGAGCACACTTGTTGTGTTAGGTGCGATTGGCGATGGTTTGGGTTTATATGATCCGTTTATTAAATGGGCTGGAGCAGGTGCAACCGTACCGATTACTTCCTTCGGGAATGCGCTAGTACACGGAGCACTAGAAGAGCTTCAGAAGGACGGCTACATCGGGATTATCACTGGGATTTTCAAAGTCACCTCGGCGGGTGTATCGTCCGCGATTATTTTCTCGTTCTTGGCCGCTTTATTCGTTAAACCAAAAGGATAACTGCTGGAGACGCAGACGCCGTGAGGCGTCTTTTTTATTTCTATTTTCACCTTGCACTCGATGGGTAATTTTAACAAATAACTTTAGAGGATTTACAAGTATACGGAAGAAAAACTTTCCTGTAAACTAGATTTATGTACATTTTCCTTCATTTTTTGCACCTCTGCGAACTAACGAATTGACGAAGAATTTTTCTACGCAAACTCTAAGGAGGAACCACACATGGAAACTGCCACTCAATCACATGTAGAAACTTTAGCTAGGCTGAAATCGAATTTGGAGTCGTGTATTCTGGGCAAAAGTGCTGAAATTGAATTGTTACTAACCGCTATGTTGGCAGGTGGTCATGTACTGCTTGAGGATGTTCCTGGCACAGGCAAAACCGTGCTTATAAAGGCGCTCGCGCGATCTATACATGGCCAGTTCCGCCGTATTCAATGTAATCCGGACTTATTACCTACAGATATTACTGGTGTTTCTATATATCATCCCAAAGAAGAGAAATTTTTGTTTCGTTCAGGTCCGATTATGACCAACATTTTGTTGGTCGATGAGATCAATCGGGCCACCACCAAAACACAGTCCGCACTGCTAGAAGCCATGGAAGAGCGGCACATTACGGTAGACGGCGACTTGCATGAACTGCCATCTCCCTTTCTGATGCTGGCTACGCAGAACCCCATTGATTTCGAGGGCACGTATACATTACCCGAAGCGCAATTGGATCGCTTCATGATTAAGCTCAGTCTTGGATATCCGAATGAAGCTGCAGAGAAACAAATGATTGCCTCACAAAGCAGAGTTCACCCGATGGAAGCCCTTCAGGCGATTATCGATACGAATCAAGTTCTGGAGATGCAGGAGCAAGTCCGCCAAGTCCATATGGATGATGCGGTTGCCGATTACTTAGTAACGATATCCAGAAAAACGAGGGATCATCAAGCTGTCTTCTTAGGCGCGAGTCCGCGCGCAACCTTGTCACTCGTTCTAGCATCGAAAGCTTATGCCTTCTTACACGGTCGCGATTATGTCATCCCGGATGACATTAAGTATTTGGCGCCATTCGTTCTCGGACATCGGATGATACTGCAGATGGAAGCGCGCATGGATGGCGTGACAGTAGCTTCTGTGCTGCGGACGATTTTTGAGGGAGTTCGTGTTCCGGTCAGATTGGAGAAGTGAGCCTATGAAACAACCGGTATTCCAACGCATAGGGAAAATTCCTAGGTTTCCGGCTGCTTTCTGGCTGCTCTTGACATGTTTTGCGGCTAGCTTGATGTTCATGTTGTATCAGGGTGGCAAGCTTGCCTCCATGCTCTTCATTATGATGACGTTCTTATCCGTCTATTTATTGTCAGGAAATTGGAGCGGAATTAAGCGCTCACAAGGTACGCGCAGGCTGACCAACACGGGCATTGAAACGAAATTTGAGTCGGGACAATCGCTTCAGATTAAAATCGGCTTGCAAATTCCTGGGGTTTGGCCGATTCCCTACGTCGTAATGAAGGATAAACTCATTCGCCAAAATGGGGATGAGGCGATCTTCGAAGGCTCCATCGTTCCTGATTGGAAGCGCAGAGGCGAGTTTACGTACAGTACACCACCGCTGCGCAGAGGCTACTATCGTTTCGCATCGACGGAGTGTTTAACGGAAGATATTTTTGGGTTTTTCCAGCATCGAGGCCGTCTCGAACTAGAGCAAGCGATTACCGTATATCCACAAACGGTTGCCATTCGCGAATGGGCGCAATTTCACCATATGCTCAAAGGCTTGCAACATCACTCTACCGCAACGAACGCGCAGCGTGAAACGACGCAAATTAATGGGGTTCGCGAATACATTTATGGCGATCGACTTTCTCGCATTCATTGGAATGCAACGGCCAAAACGGGGACGTGGAAGTCGAAAGAATTCGAACGGGAGTCATTGCCGAAAACGATTGTGCTGTTGGATCGTACGGCTCGATCCTATAGGGACGAAGCGGAGTTTGAGCTTGCCGTGTCTGTCGCTGCCTCCTTGTTCCGCTACGGGACAGGGAGGGAGATGTCGCTAGGCTTGCTATCTATCGGCAAGGAATTTACGTATTTTGAACCGAAGCATACGCAGCAACATTACAAAGAAATTGTAAAGCATCTT
This window encodes:
- a CDS encoding DUF421 domain-containing protein; translation: MSDWLHIAVRALSTLVFLFVLTRILGKKQISQLTFFEYVIGITLGDLAGNISTDVESNYWHGIIAILVWVLVPFILETLTLKSKTLRIWFEGRGRVLIKDGKILEDNLKKERYTGDELLEQLRTKSIFRVADVEFAMLESSGDLSVLLKSELQPLTPKHLGMKLVTEKPTQAVMMDGVIQNEPLAAAGRGQGWLLNELEKLGVIKENVFLGQVDTHGELTVDLYDDKLQVPQPTERPALLAMLKKCEADLELYSLTTQDKEAKQMYETSSEQLTKVIQQIGVLLKM
- the spoVAE gene encoding stage V sporulation protein AE, with the translated sequence MSFVWAFIVGGAICVLGQLLMDVGKLTPAHTMSTLVVLGAIGDGLGLYDPFIKWAGAGATVPITSFGNALVHGALEELQKDGYIGIITGIFKVTSAGVSSAIIFSFLAALFVKPKG
- a CDS encoding DUF58 domain-containing protein is translated as MKQPVFQRIGKIPRFPAAFWLLLTCFAASLMFMLYQGGKLASMLFIMMTFLSVYLLSGNWSGIKRSQGTRRLTNTGIETKFESGQSLQIKIGLQIPGVWPIPYVVMKDKLIRQNGDEAIFEGSIVPDWKRRGEFTYSTPPLRRGYYRFASTECLTEDIFGFFQHRGRLELEQAITVYPQTVAIREWAQFHHMLKGLQHHSTATNAQRETTQINGVREYIYGDRLSRIHWNATAKTGTWKSKEFERESLPKTIVLLDRTARSYRDEAEFELAVSVAASLFRYGTGREMSLGLLSIGKEFTYFEPKHTQQHYKEIVKHLVGVEADGYQSLKQTLKERSQEWPAGSLIVLISPQKGTAMLQMFQQMALLQMKPCHIWIHAPSVPDLQPQEEPQVSTKEDYIKAIRSQGYMGYEVGQLADLPNQLGGAKRYA
- the spoVAD gene encoding stage V sporulation protein AD encodes the protein MLKGHQSWLFKNRPVILSTGTVVGPDEGKGPLAADFDIVHDDLTVGQKSWEKAEKALLEEAAQRALAKAGLTDGQIQFYVGGDLMNQIISNTFAVRTLNMPYIGIFGACSTSMEGLALAAQLMDSGAANYVMAGTCSHNCTAEKQFRYPTEYGSQKPPTAQYTVTGAGVAVLGKSGDGPVVTAATIGRIVDMGITDPFNMGAAMAPAAVDTIQTHCRELERDPSYYDLIVTGDLAAVGTSIARELFEKHHFPIEQTTYSDCGLMIFDRETQTVQAGGSGCGCSATVTYGHLLKRIAAGELKRILVVATGALLSPLSFQQGESIPCIAHAVAIESGGVYV
- a CDS encoding AAA family ATPase, whose amino-acid sequence is METATQSHVETLARLKSNLESCILGKSAEIELLLTAMLAGGHVLLEDVPGTGKTVLIKALARSIHGQFRRIQCNPDLLPTDITGVSIYHPKEEKFLFRSGPIMTNILLVDEINRATTKTQSALLEAMEERHITVDGDLHELPSPFLMLATQNPIDFEGTYTLPEAQLDRFMIKLSLGYPNEAAEKQMIASQSRVHPMEALQAIIDTNQVLEMQEQVRQVHMDDAVADYLVTISRKTRDHQAVFLGASPRATLSLVLASKAYAFLHGRDYVIPDDIKYLAPFVLGHRMILQMEARMDGVTVASVLRTIFEGVRVPVRLEK
- a CDS encoding N-acetylmuramoyl-L-alanine amidase — protein: MLSVEDANKIIAFLSAAYFATDDGEARKEFNRLANELRKASGQPAE
- the spoVAC gene encoding stage V sporulation protein AC, producing MANNKKKNMTMTQEEYQKLAKKQEPKRPVVKNCCRAFLVGGTICLIGECFMQMFIKWFGFTEKTAGNPTVACMIIISVILTSFGIYDKIAQWAGAGSSVPVTGFANSLCSAAIEHRSEGLVLGVGGNMFKLAGSVIVFGTVAAFFVGIAHLIFMNGS
- a CDS encoding DUF1657 domain-containing protein; this encodes MTVATQVKTTLASLKSAQASLESFALSTQNQEAKQLYESAAQSTQQIVDQVSSRVQQLESEEPQYKGF